One window of the Haloarcula halobia genome contains the following:
- a CDS encoding AAA family ATPase, which produces MLLRELTIENIQSYTHETIDFEDGETLIYGKNGAGKSTIFRSVFGGLFPQSGKHEIGADFNLADFVRHNEDQGRIELTFEAGGQDYTVEWVIDADGSTDSCELQSEALTEPVSGVRKVENTISQDLLGMDASSFVSSVYVQQGDIARLVHADEDTRKEILDGLLGLSRVDDLIDRAVKARREAKNKRDEAKNRLAEARDQLDDLPDKDTLQAEIAELSEQIDEKAAEIEGYEDDIEEIDEQLEDWREQLETVDDLKDDREELADELEEKRGEYESLGEDLEEAKENKETAEQQQTEARERISELDNAIDTYDLSSVEAAEAALEDIESELSDEQEEKAGIDADLRNAKQEVERLEGEKDEREEDLDDVEGEFEQLEEDLEAEREEKERLESEIAEAEDEAEAAVDEVRARTADLPVPEDAALETLRDDEIPDARDDLADEREELGNKIGRLQTKEEQLSDLGDDGICPVCGAEHEGGHTADGQSVEQALTDTQSDIEDLHEKRERLSEQRDALSDLREDVNNALAKQEAVEDLEDDLEDIQEEIERLEGELEDQEAAVEEAKEELEAAREELADAQDSVEELEGDLEEVENQIEELQGIKEPVEEACEKYEKIEDLAGDIDQYEQDIEHAREMRRKLLEDIDDLEDEIEEIDDELADIDVEDLESDIEEYEGYREAAAEEKETAEEEHETLVQERADKNAALNTVEQQEERVETLTEQKEWGDTVVEDINDIIAGYEDVKTQPTQGERRTAERLHERSLQRPVPEPELRRRSHRPRLHNQPRDQRWRPHEARSHERGREHSRQSRATRRRLPPCGETRWLRGRPSPTVHPR; this is translated from the coding sequence ATGCTCCTGCGCGAACTCACCATCGAGAACATCCAGAGCTACACGCACGAAACGATCGACTTCGAGGACGGCGAGACGCTCATTTACGGGAAGAACGGCGCCGGGAAATCGACGATTTTCCGGAGCGTGTTCGGCGGACTCTTCCCCCAGAGCGGCAAGCACGAGATTGGGGCGGACTTCAATCTCGCTGACTTCGTCCGCCATAACGAAGATCAGGGCCGCATTGAGCTCACGTTCGAAGCCGGTGGGCAGGACTACACCGTCGAGTGGGTCATCGACGCCGATGGCAGCACGGATTCCTGTGAACTCCAGTCGGAAGCACTAACCGAACCAGTATCCGGTGTTCGGAAGGTCGAGAACACAATTAGCCAAGATCTTCTCGGGATGGATGCGTCGTCGTTCGTCAGCAGCGTCTACGTCCAGCAGGGTGACATTGCGCGTCTCGTTCACGCTGACGAAGACACCCGGAAGGAGATTCTTGACGGCCTCCTCGGTCTGAGTCGCGTCGATGACTTGATTGACCGCGCAGTCAAGGCGCGCAGGGAGGCGAAAAACAAGCGTGACGAGGCGAAGAACCGCCTTGCAGAGGCGCGTGACCAGCTCGATGACCTTCCTGATAAAGACACCCTCCAAGCGGAGATTGCTGAACTAAGCGAGCAAATCGACGAGAAGGCAGCCGAGATTGAGGGGTATGAAGACGACATTGAGGAGATCGATGAGCAGTTAGAGGACTGGCGCGAGCAACTCGAGACAGTTGACGACCTGAAGGACGACCGCGAAGAACTGGCAGACGAGCTGGAAGAGAAACGCGGCGAATACGAGTCCCTCGGCGAAGACTTGGAAGAAGCGAAGGAGAACAAAGAGACGGCCGAACAGCAACAGACGGAGGCACGTGAGCGAATCTCAGAACTCGACAATGCCATTGATACATACGACTTGTCTTCAGTTGAGGCGGCCGAAGCGGCGCTCGAAGACATCGAATCAGAGCTGAGCGACGAGCAGGAAGAAAAAGCAGGCATCGATGCCGACCTCCGAAACGCGAAGCAGGAGGTTGAGCGTCTGGAGGGTGAGAAAGACGAGCGCGAAGAAGACTTGGACGATGTCGAAGGCGAATTCGAGCAGCTCGAAGAGGATCTGGAAGCAGAGCGTGAGGAGAAAGAACGGCTGGAGTCAGAGATTGCAGAAGCCGAGGACGAAGCTGAAGCCGCAGTTGACGAGGTTCGAGCACGAACTGCTGACCTCCCCGTCCCAGAGGATGCTGCGTTGGAAACGCTTCGTGACGACGAAATCCCAGACGCACGTGACGATTTGGCCGACGAGCGCGAAGAACTCGGGAACAAGATTGGGCGCCTCCAGACTAAAGAAGAACAACTGAGCGACCTCGGCGACGATGGCATCTGCCCGGTTTGTGGCGCTGAACATGAGGGTGGACACACAGCCGACGGCCAGAGCGTCGAGCAGGCGCTCACTGACACGCAGTCGGACATCGAAGACCTACACGAGAAACGCGAACGACTGAGTGAGCAACGAGACGCGCTCTCAGACCTCCGAGAGGATGTCAACAACGCGCTGGCAAAGCAAGAAGCCGTTGAGGACCTGGAGGATGACTTAGAGGATATACAAGAGGAAATCGAGCGCTTGGAGGGTGAACTTGAAGACCAAGAGGCAGCAGTCGAGGAGGCAAAAGAAGAACTCGAAGCGGCCCGAGAAGAGCTAGCAGACGCTCAGGACAGCGTCGAAGAGCTCGAGGGAGATCTGGAAGAGGTCGAGAATCAGATCGAGGAGCTTCAGGGCATCAAAGAGCCCGTCGAGGAAGCCTGCGAGAAATACGAGAAGATCGAGGACCTCGCGGGAGACATCGACCAATATGAGCAAGATATCGAACACGCCCGCGAAATGCGGCGCAAGCTTCTCGAGGACATCGACGACCTCGAAGACGAGATCGAAGAGATAGACGACGAGCTGGCGGACATCGACGTTGAGGACTTGGAGTCGGACATCGAGGAGTACGAAGGATACCGAGAAGCCGCTGCCGAGGAGAAAGAAACCGCTGAAGAGGAACACGAAACGCTCGTCCAGGAACGCGCGGACAAGAATGCGGCGCTCAATACGGTCGAACAGCAGGAGGAGCGCGTCGAAACACTCACCGAGCAGAAAGAATGGGGCGATACCGTCGTCGAGGATATCAATGACATCATCGCGGGCTACGAGGACGTCAAAACCCAGCCTACGCAAGGAGAACGTCGAACTGCTGAACGCCTACACGAACGAAGTCTTCAACGACCTGTACCAGAACCAGAGCTACGCCGGCGTTCACATCGACCAAGATTACACAATCAGCCTCGTGACCAGCGATGGCGCCCACATGAAGCCCGAAGTCACGAGCGGGGGCGAGAGCACAGTCGTCAATCTCGCGCTACGCGCCGGCGTCTACCGCCTTGTGGCGAAACGCGATGGCTCCGGGGGCGACCGTCTCCCACCGTTCATCCTCGATGA
- a CDS encoding ATP-binding protein, translating into MDSQADRSQFSDVPPSSERDAEQLIEEIRGYRQAQRTATPDEEVAKFQRMQERILESLDDASQVIPELLQNADDVGGDCTEATLQLTDDALVVTNHGERMTEAEIAALGEFTRSTKHDLSYIGHFGIGFKTVFSVTDSPRIETGYTSFKYDKSDSELPISDSGEYVDGTRIRLPFADDLSETRWETLRSKLESIDRLLPFLNNLESIRVEVDGETRIYERIETGGNTRTIQERVPEDNSVRTVARYRLFSESLTTDSEVFEMLADEREFNAADLEERNVELEVTVAIPVSDEGAPVSHQDSRLFCYFPASNDTLLPFDVQADFLLKSNREEIRPGHPLNERFLSVAGGLVETAISEFKADDIAPEALLELVPDLAEDRPSYLDPLLKRTRESVSRQEIVPVASGDVYRPEDVVILPEELRPLLPLGEFAQAYSDAEVHPEEDLEDRYYERLEVLDRTQSLSMAETLEELSDMDLLQSLEVSDIVGSWPRSRGIWMVLIRIERRKKRRSSGQ; encoded by the coding sequence ATGGATTCACAGGCTGATAGAAGCCAATTTTCTGACGTACCTCCATCCTCTGAGCGCGACGCGGAGCAACTGATAGAGGAAATACGCGGATATCGGCAGGCTCAGCGTACGGCGACACCCGACGAGGAAGTTGCGAAGTTCCAACGGATGCAGGAAAGGATTTTGGAGAGTTTAGACGACGCCTCTCAGGTCATCCCCGAACTGCTACAAAATGCAGACGACGTGGGTGGAGACTGTACAGAGGCTACTCTACAGCTCACAGATGATGCATTGGTCGTTACCAACCACGGTGAGCGAATGACTGAAGCCGAAATCGCTGCGCTCGGGGAGTTCACAAGAAGCACCAAGCACGATCTTTCTTACATCGGCCATTTCGGTATCGGCTTCAAGACCGTTTTCAGTGTAACCGACAGTCCACGCATAGAAACCGGATACACGAGCTTCAAATACGACAAGTCGGATTCGGAGCTGCCGATTTCAGATTCAGGCGAGTACGTAGATGGTACGCGGATACGGCTTCCATTCGCTGACGACTTATCAGAGACGCGTTGGGAAACGCTCAGAAGCAAACTGGAATCGATAGACCGACTTCTGCCATTCCTGAATAATCTGGAATCCATTCGTGTTGAGGTTGATGGGGAAACCAGGATCTACGAACGTATTGAGACGGGAGGTAATACCCGCACTATTCAAGAACGAGTCCCGGAGGACAATTCCGTTCGTACCGTTGCCCGATATCGACTCTTCTCGGAATCATTAACGACCGATTCTGAGGTTTTTGAGATGTTGGCAGACGAACGAGAGTTCAACGCCGCAGATCTTGAGGAACGAAACGTAGAATTGGAGGTCACAGTCGCCATTCCGGTTTCCGATGAGGGTGCCCCAGTGTCACACCAAGATAGTCGGCTCTTCTGTTATTTCCCTGCCAGCAATGATACCCTTCTCCCGTTCGATGTTCAGGCTGATTTCCTATTGAAGTCTAATCGAGAAGAGATTCGTCCGGGACATCCGTTGAACGAACGGTTCCTCTCAGTAGCAGGGGGACTCGTTGAAACGGCAATCTCTGAATTCAAGGCTGATGATATTGCCCCTGAGGCATTGCTGGAACTGGTCCCGGACCTTGCAGAAGACCGGCCTTCCTATCTCGACCCGCTCCTAAAGCGAACCAGAGAATCTGTCTCAAGACAGGAAATCGTTCCTGTTGCATCTGGAGATGTCTACCGACCGGAAGACGTAGTGATCCTTCCAGAAGAGTTGCGCCCGCTTCTTCCGCTCGGTGAGTTTGCACAAGCGTATTCTGACGCTGAGGTCCACCCGGAAGAGGATCTTGAAGACCGATATTACGAACGCTTAGAGGTGCTGGACAGGACTCAATCGCTCTCGATGGCGGAAACGCTCGAGGAGCTTTCGGATATGGATCTCTTGCAGAGCCTCGAAGTGTCCGACATCGTTGGTTCTTGGCCGCGGTCGAGAGGTATCTGGATGGTCTTAATTCGTATAGAGAGGAGGAAAAAGCGGAGATCGAGCGGACAATAG
- a CDS encoding ATP-binding protein has protein sequence MTTRNSLEKARELEDKGVAVGGLDDDLQVFAPVTANSQPTLDDTRTFGIPFSVVENRPQLLLSSRPKDPTFNAIRNVLNAYFGRFDDDSDDEPTYNDFETWLDLNGDQIVDNDNILAAVERRVTGPIYDRVFDHGTTSLDEYTNDMFNRGQVTVVPTGHLRGETEKLVLLALMTHIVENKIDTGVEHPQIKGTPLLLCVDEAHEYLSSTDRPREQYLVQNFRQAAKRGRKDKFGLYMVTQNPQDIDDEILKQTNTRIYLGLQPEVVERIRIPADYEDQIVTFDKGQAVVDAPDVRPVEVQGLDVCVTNHSN, from the coding sequence ATGACAACCCGGAACTCTCTGGAAAAGGCCCGAGAACTTGAGGATAAGGGCGTCGCCGTTGGCGGTCTGGACGACGATCTCCAAGTCTTCGCACCAGTCACAGCGAATAGCCAGCCGACACTCGATGACACCCGCACTTTCGGTATCCCCTTCTCCGTTGTCGAAAACCGCCCTCAACTCCTGCTCTCGTCACGACCGAAAGACCCGACGTTCAACGCGATTCGGAACGTCCTCAACGCGTACTTCGGTCGATTCGACGACGACAGCGACGACGAGCCGACGTACAACGACTTCGAGACCTGGCTCGATCTGAACGGTGACCAGATCGTCGATAACGACAACATTCTCGCCGCGGTCGAACGCCGCGTCACTGGCCCCATCTACGACCGTGTCTTCGACCACGGAACCACCAGTCTCGACGAATACACGAACGATATGTTCAATCGCGGCCAGGTAACCGTCGTCCCGACCGGCCACCTTCGCGGTGAAACCGAGAAGTTAGTTCTCCTGGCCTTGATGACCCACATCGTCGAGAACAAGATCGACACCGGCGTCGAACATCCCCAAATCAAAGGAACGCCGCTGCTCCTCTGCGTCGACGAGGCCCACGAATACCTCTCCAGCACAGATCGTCCCCGCGAGCAATATCTCGTCCAGAACTTCCGCCAGGCAGCGAAACGCGGCCGGAAAGACAAATTCGGCCTCTACATGGTCACGCAGAATCCGCAGGACATCGACGATGAAATCCTCAAACAGACGAACACCCGAATCTATCTCGGTCTCCAACCTGAGGTAGTCGAGCGTATCCGCATCCCTGCTGACTACGAAGACCAGATTGTCACCTTCGACAAGGGCCAAGCAGTCGTGGACGCGCCAGACGTCCGCCCAGTCGAAGTTCAAGGGTTAGATGTCTGCGTGACTAACCACTCAAACTAA
- a CDS encoding tyrosine-type recombinase/integrase, which produces MEPNDSGDLEPLTPEDGVSMYKQDRRDEVSEATLQSHGYRLQRFVEWCDERDIENLNEITGRDTHRFKLYRKAEVSPPTLKSQMDTLRVFLRFCEDIDAVRDGVAESVTSPTLDANEKQSGDILPSKRAADLLAYLDKYEYATHEHVIARLLWESGARTGSLLAIDLDDVRLRNAYIEIRHRPDTGTPLKNGAHGERDIALSSQLVGVLRDYIEEQRPEVTDEHGRKPLLATGHGRMTTNTFRYYTYQLTRPCVAGEECPHDRDPEECDARDRRYEASKCPSSRSPHALRRGAITHFLSEDVPDTVVSDRMNVSKETLDEHYDARSSRQKMNQRREHLPSFD; this is translated from the coding sequence ATGGAACCCAACGACTCCGGCGATCTCGAACCACTGACTCCAGAGGACGGCGTCTCGATGTACAAACAAGACCGACGTGACGAGGTTTCAGAAGCCACGCTCCAGTCGCATGGCTACCGGCTTCAGCGATTCGTCGAATGGTGCGACGAGCGGGATATCGAGAACCTGAACGAAATCACCGGCCGGGACACCCATCGATTCAAGCTCTACCGGAAAGCCGAGGTGAGCCCACCCACCCTGAAGAGCCAGATGGACACGCTCCGCGTGTTCCTCCGATTTTGCGAAGACATCGACGCGGTACGGGACGGCGTCGCCGAATCAGTGACGAGTCCGACGTTAGACGCCAACGAGAAACAGAGCGGCGACATCCTTCCCTCAAAGCGGGCCGCAGACCTTCTCGCGTATCTCGACAAGTACGAGTACGCGACCCACGAGCATGTGATCGCACGGTTACTCTGGGAATCCGGCGCGCGCACTGGCTCACTCCTGGCAATCGACCTCGACGACGTGCGCCTCAGAAACGCGTACATCGAAATCCGCCACCGTCCCGATACCGGAACGCCGCTGAAGAACGGAGCGCACGGCGAGCGGGATATCGCATTGTCGTCGCAGCTGGTCGGCGTGTTACGCGACTACATCGAGGAACAGCGCCCGGAGGTGACTGACGAGCACGGACGGAAGCCCCTGTTGGCGACTGGGCATGGCCGGATGACGACGAACACGTTTCGCTACTATACGTACCAGCTGACCCGCCCGTGTGTGGCCGGAGAGGAATGTCCGCATGACCGAGATCCTGAAGAGTGCGACGCGCGGGACCGACGGTACGAGGCGAGTAAATGTCCGTCATCGCGGTCGCCGCACGCGCTTCGGCGTGGCGCGATCACGCATTTCCTATCAGAAGACGTGCCCGATACAGTTGTGTCCGACAGAATGAACGTAAGCAAGGAAACACTCGATGAGCACTATGACGCGCGATCGTCACGGCAGAAAATGAACCAGCGGCGCGAACACCTGCCCAGTTTTGACTAG
- a CDS encoding DNA repair exonuclease, translating into MTRILHVSDTHLGKRQYGDDTRREDFADAFDAAIDLAIGEQVDAVIHTGDLFDDPQPGVPDVNRCLDTLAKLNDAGIPFYGIVGNHERKLDEQWLDLIDRFDLVHHLDETPILVNDDVALYGIDAIRAPSWNTYEFKLEEPPASADVTIVCMHHLFEELVPPQQANYELQEVIDRLYITPTAIALGDYHGYTEETVDGVQAFYPGSTERCSTKESAPRGALMLEVESGDLEIRRRTLDTPAGEAPRDFLQVPVQFGEQDGLGLVEQRLDEALSPDEVLDEQLVVVELHGDDTTVSQRDVYELVDSRGAGVVHVQDKRRASVDLDFEGGETDVADIQSLIDETISELDIQPTSSRIEEVVRATDATKESHVRNDVAEILEEEREAQFDDIEDGQQTEGDA; encoded by the coding sequence ATGACTCGTATCCTCCACGTTAGCGACACGCACCTCGGGAAACGCCAATACGGCGATGACACCCGTCGAGAGGACTTCGCTGACGCTTTCGACGCAGCGATCGACCTCGCCATCGGTGAACAGGTAGATGCCGTCATCCACACGGGCGACTTATTCGATGACCCACAGCCAGGCGTCCCAGATGTGAACCGGTGTCTCGACACGCTCGCCAAACTGAACGACGCCGGCATCCCCTTCTACGGAATCGTCGGAAACCACGAACGCAAATTAGACGAGCAGTGGCTCGACCTCATCGACCGTTTTGACCTCGTTCACCATCTCGACGAGACACCAATCCTCGTGAACGACGACGTCGCCCTCTACGGTATCGACGCCATCCGGGCGCCATCCTGGAATACCTACGAGTTCAAGTTGGAGGAGCCACCGGCCTCAGCCGACGTGACTATCGTCTGTATGCATCACCTCTTCGAGGAACTTGTCCCGCCGCAACAGGCGAACTACGAACTCCAAGAGGTCATCGACCGACTGTATATCACTCCGACAGCGATCGCACTCGGCGACTATCACGGCTACACAGAGGAAACAGTAGACGGCGTCCAGGCGTTCTATCCCGGCTCGACCGAGCGCTGTTCCACAAAGGAATCAGCGCCACGGGGTGCCCTGATGCTCGAAGTCGAATCCGGTGACCTCGAGATCCGGCGACGTACACTCGATACTCCGGCGGGTGAAGCGCCACGTGACTTCCTCCAAGTCCCGGTGCAATTCGGCGAACAGGATGGCCTCGGACTCGTCGAGCAACGCCTTGACGAAGCGCTCAGCCCCGACGAGGTCCTCGACGAGCAGCTTGTCGTCGTCGAACTACACGGGGACGACACGACGGTTTCCCAGCGAGATGTCTACGAGCTGGTTGACTCTCGGGGCGCTGGCGTCGTCCACGTCCAAGACAAACGCCGCGCAAGCGTCGATCTCGACTTCGAAGGTGGGGAAACTGACGTCGCGGATATCCAATCACTCATCGACGAGACGATTAGCGAGTTAGACATCCAACCAACGAGTTCACGCATCGAGGAAGTCGTTCGGGCGACGGACGCAACCAAGGAATCCCACGTCCGGAATGATGTCGCAGAGATTCTCGAGGAAGAGCGCGAAGCACAGTTCGACGACATCGAGGACGGCCAGCAAACGGAGGGTGATGCGTAA
- a CDS encoding protein NO VEIN domain-containing protein: protein MIPNANESLVPYDEIEYVARREGVTERLPDSIANAVAFPSYDQRFDRDEIIDSLTAILDADALEEAMEQTVTDPPYEEENRILYDDFAQSLEVGNSVLRDRDAMQAAERLVSVADYTLQQVTRITCEYRLKSQQRVDGHEVTVYIDEENEHILIKDAEAARLDLVDALAATLDLTGADKNAFVEFVKGAVGKPPELIDAYLEGEDISRIPIAADTTESSEAKKNEEVMRQTEEMAGDVEEETSQGANSGTLIDDTSDRSPEVEDTSIQVTNITTSSGSQDSVEMGDVTAEVEERDDTKKEGSSSEESTGTSFDEDDLSPTTPTDQGNSGGGGTRANTVGRQGEEFVMDYLKELLEEAFDANPESEEIQSGFCLRGEHDGETQEIQIAFVPDKSDPHCDILVTGASLRRKEDELLVESITANARALVEVKSAAAESRTFELSGLEHRDAQNHSGDYFIVRVVDTESEKRRVETVFDSVPELETRVTNDSRLKLENYTYNYSLVLSY, encoded by the coding sequence TTGATCCCAAATGCGAATGAGTCTCTTGTTCCGTACGACGAAATCGAGTATGTTGCTCGACGGGAAGGAGTAACTGAGAGACTCCCCGATTCAATAGCAAATGCTGTTGCGTTTCCTTCATACGACCAACGGTTCGATCGTGACGAGATAATTGACTCCTTGACGGCGATCCTTGATGCTGATGCATTGGAAGAGGCGATGGAGCAGACTGTCACAGATCCGCCATATGAAGAAGAAAATCGAATCCTGTACGATGATTTCGCCCAAAGTCTTGAGGTCGGGAACAGTGTCCTCAGGGATCGAGATGCGATGCAAGCGGCAGAACGTCTCGTTTCTGTCGCAGATTACACTCTTCAGCAGGTAACCCGCATCACCTGTGAATACCGTCTCAAAAGCCAACAGCGAGTAGACGGGCATGAAGTAACGGTCTACATAGATGAGGAGAATGAACATATCCTTATCAAGGATGCAGAGGCTGCTCGACTCGACCTCGTCGATGCGCTTGCAGCAACTCTTGACCTGACAGGCGCTGACAAGAACGCGTTTGTTGAATTTGTAAAGGGGGCTGTAGGTAAGCCTCCAGAGCTAATCGATGCATATCTGGAGGGTGAAGATATTTCACGGATCCCAATTGCCGCTGATACGACTGAAAGTTCAGAGGCGAAAAAGAACGAGGAGGTCATGCGGCAGACAGAGGAAATGGCTGGAGATGTTGAAGAAGAGACCAGCCAAGGGGCTAATTCTGGTACCCTAATAGACGATACTTCCGACCGGAGTCCTGAGGTCGAAGATACTTCGATTCAAGTGACCAATATCACCACTTCAAGTGGTTCGCAGGATTCGGTTGAGATGGGAGATGTGACCGCCGAAGTAGAAGAGAGAGACGACACGAAGAAGGAGGGATCTAGTTCCGAGGAATCGACGGGTACTAGTTTCGATGAGGATGATCTCAGCCCAACAACGCCCACGGACCAGGGGAATTCAGGCGGGGGTGGGACGCGAGCGAATACGGTTGGCCGTCAAGGTGAAGAATTCGTTATGGACTATTTGAAGGAGCTACTCGAGGAGGCCTTCGACGCGAACCCAGAAAGTGAGGAAATCCAGAGCGGATTCTGTCTTAGGGGGGAACACGATGGTGAGACTCAAGAGATCCAGATCGCTTTCGTTCCAGATAAGAGCGACCCTCATTGTGATATCCTCGTCACTGGGGCTTCGCTGCGGCGCAAAGAGGACGAACTGTTAGTTGAGTCAATCACTGCTAATGCACGAGCCTTAGTGGAGGTCAAGTCGGCAGCTGCTGAGAGTCGGACATTCGAATTGAGCGGTCTCGAGCATAGGGATGCGCAGAATCACTCCGGGGACTACTTTATTGTCCGCGTTGTTGACACCGAGAGCGAGAAGCGGCGAGTGGAGACAGTATTTGATTCGGTTCCGGAGTTGGAAACCCGGGTCACAAATGATAGTCGTCTAAAGTTAGAGAACTACACATACAACTATTCGCTGGTATTGTCTTATTGA
- a CDS encoding DUF87 domain-containing protein, protein MTDSTDDIAAKYGDQNSIAAEPEDEAMADPVLGDDSLGHVALKDSQLFVGRSEMQIIAYIDQHERDGLRVGNYVCIPYPDATTEPNEDEVLLAAIDRLEYRPITEINDWVDGGGYSDFGEQNLAYVSHLDPIAIVEHDRVEDALTRQTVDRPPKPGEDVHLIEDEEVLRVGLNIPSDGIYIGDMAVSGDLVPNDENPLTYLLSNPNSTDGTADEGEPAIFRHVLVAGSTGKGKTHFSKNILRQCAVSKQYPIEVPPEEQEAFGIDDDIRHRYLNLFVIDPEDEYVEMRDDNPELSGKGPRT, encoded by the coding sequence ATGACTGATTCAACAGACGACATCGCAGCAAAGTACGGCGACCAAAACAGTATTGCGGCCGAACCTGAGGACGAAGCGATGGCAGACCCTGTTCTCGGCGACGACAGTCTTGGACACGTTGCGCTCAAAGACTCACAGTTGTTCGTCGGGCGGAGCGAAATGCAGATTATCGCCTATATCGACCAGCACGAACGCGACGGTCTCCGCGTCGGCAACTACGTCTGCATCCCCTACCCTGACGCGACAACCGAGCCGAACGAAGACGAAGTCCTCCTCGCCGCGATTGACCGCCTCGAATACCGACCGATCACCGAAATCAATGACTGGGTCGATGGCGGCGGCTACAGTGACTTCGGCGAACAAAACCTCGCCTACGTCTCCCATCTCGACCCGATCGCCATCGTCGAGCACGACCGCGTCGAAGATGCCCTCACCAGACAGACCGTCGATCGACCGCCGAAACCCGGAGAAGATGTCCATCTTATTGAGGACGAAGAAGTTCTCCGCGTCGGCCTCAATATCCCCAGTGACGGCATCTACATAGGCGACATGGCCGTTAGCGGTGACCTCGTCCCCAACGATGAGAACCCGCTCACGTACCTTCTATCGAACCCGAACTCAACAGACGGAACCGCTGACGAAGGCGAACCCGCAATCTTCCGCCACGTCCTCGTCGCGGGCAGCACTGGGAAGGGGAAAACGCATTTCTCGAAGAATATCCTCCGGCAGTGCGCCGTCTCGAAACAATACCCAATCGAAGTCCCGCCCGAGGAGCAGGAAGCGTTCGGCATTGACGATGACATCCGTCACCGCTATCTGAATCTGTTCGTCATCGATCCCGAGGACGAATACGTCGAAATGCGTGATGACAACCCGGAACTCTCTGGAAAAGGCCCGAGAACTTGA
- a CDS encoding DNA double-strand break repair nuclease NurA, whose amino-acid sequence MTDPNTLGALRDVFSSIDGRVDDAADEEERPAADLFEYVARPGGDIEALEQPAINHELVDNVQDWDDPWPVTYGVDASTTQPLQFSNGLLLGAANAKLGIGGRTDRADLAKESTLTTVVYFDNEEFDIDDLRAEYDNVDADVFRFPTISSRQRDLADWVTGIARTYAEGWHARRHLDDINGPLFIDGPLYPSRVLLWTMFAQTPDSRETPLDFWPDMIDDIVTNYLRVVEGRDQADLPVAGIVKSPTSTQVVSAIEAKAPDEVDTPLRWGNDNLFFSALYNPDDWYGDDGAVISYTTWLVQRQMSPAQADSAFVPLEGLDGIEFRRGDAAEYQTAFFYARIPLQNTVVRVEAPLMMVRDETDRERLQQKVLAEIAATRSIPFAIEAADEAATISRENRQRLRRELQHATSVRTYNQLRGYNDLNNQE is encoded by the coding sequence ATGACTGATCCGAATACACTCGGTGCGCTCCGGGACGTCTTCAGCTCCATCGATGGTCGTGTTGACGACGCTGCCGACGAAGAGGAACGCCCCGCTGCTGATCTGTTCGAATACGTTGCCCGCCCCGGAGGCGACATTGAGGCACTTGAACAACCAGCCATCAACCACGAACTCGTTGACAACGTCCAAGATTGGGATGATCCGTGGCCGGTGACCTACGGCGTTGACGCGAGTACCACTCAGCCGCTCCAATTCAGCAACGGCCTCCTACTCGGGGCTGCCAACGCCAAACTCGGGATCGGTGGCCGGACTGACCGTGCTGACCTCGCCAAGGAAAGCACCCTGACGACCGTCGTCTACTTCGACAATGAGGAATTCGACATCGATGACCTCCGCGCGGAGTACGACAACGTTGACGCCGACGTATTCCGGTTCCCAACGATCTCGTCTCGCCAGCGTGACCTCGCCGACTGGGTGACCGGGATCGCACGAACGTACGCGGAGGGGTGGCACGCCCGCCGCCACCTAGACGACATCAACGGGCCACTGTTCATCGACGGCCCGCTGTACCCGAGTCGAGTGTTGCTCTGGACGATGTTCGCACAAACCCCGGACTCCCGAGAGACACCGCTCGACTTCTGGCCGGACATGATCGACGACATCGTCACGAACTACCTCCGCGTCGTCGAAGGCCGTGACCAAGCCGACCTCCCAGTCGCCGGGATCGTCAAATCCCCGACCAGCACCCAAGTCGTCTCCGCGATCGAGGCAAAAGCGCCAGACGAGGTAGACACGCCGTTACGCTGGGGGAACGATAACCTGTTCTTCAGCGCTCTGTACAATCCCGACGACTGGTACGGTGACGACGGCGCTGTCATCAGCTATACGACGTGGCTCGTCCAGCGCCAGATGTCACCCGCGCAGGCGGATAGCGCGTTCGTCCCCTTAGAAGGTCTCGACGGCATCGAATTCCGTCGCGGTGATGCCGCCGAATACCAGACGGCGTTCTTCTACGCTCGCATCCCGCTTCAAAACACCGTCGTCCGCGTCGAAGCCCCGCTCATGATGGTTCGAGACGAAACAGACCGTGAGCGACTCCAACAGAAAGTTCTCGCTGAAATCGCCGCGACTCGAAGCATTCCCTTTGCGATCGAAGCCGCAGACGAAGCTGCCACAATTAGCCGGGAGAACCGACAGCGGCTACGGCGGGAACTCCAACACGCGACATCGGTTCGCACCTACAATCAGCTCCGCGGCTATAACGACCTCAACAACCAGGAGTGA